A segment of the Lelliottia amnigena genome:
AGCAGAAGCCGTGCAGTTGACAGAAGGCGCAGGCGACAACACCTTTGGCGGTTTCCTGTCGCCAGACGATAAGTCTCTTTATTACGTGAAGAACGATCGCACGCTGCTGGAAGTGAATCTGGAAACGCTGGCCGAGCGCGAAGTTTACCGGGTTGCGGATGACTGGGTCGGTTACGGGACCTGGGTTGCCAACAGTGATTGCACTAAACTGGTCGGTATTGAGATCGCGAAAAGTGACTGGACGCCGCTCAACGACTGGAAAATCTTCCACGACTTCTTCCATAAAGGGCCGCACTGCCGCCTGCTGCGCGTCGATTTGAAAACGGGCGAAAGCGCAACGATTCATGAAGAGAAGAACTGGCTGGGTCATCCTATTTACCGCCCATTCGACGACAATACCGTCGCGTTCTGCCATGAAGGCCCGCACGACCTGGTCGATGCACGCATGTGGATGGTAAACGAGGACGGCAGCAATGTTCGTAAAGTGAAAGAACACGCCGAAGGCGAAAGCTGCACGCATGAGTTCTGGGTGCCAAACGGCTCCGCGCTGGTTTACGTCTCTTATCTTAAGGGTCAGCAGGGCCGTACCATTTATAGCTTCAATCCGGATACCGGCGTGAACGAAGCAGTGATGCAGATGCCAGCTTGTTCGCATTTAATGAGCAACTTTGACGGCTCACTGTTTGTGGGTGATGGCTCCGGCACGCCTGTCGACGTGAAAGATACCAGCGGGTATACGATCGACAACGACCCTTACCTGTACGCATTTGATGTGGCGAAAAAAGCGCACTTCCGCATCGCTCGTCACGACACCTCATGGGCAACCGTGGCGAACAGCCGCCAGGTAACCCACCCGCATCCATCCTTTACCCCGGATGATAAAGCGGTTCTGTTCAGTTCCGATAAAGACGGCAAACCTGCCCTCTATATTGCGAAACTCCCCGAGCAACCTGAAATGTTGCAAGCATGATTTGAGTTAGTGTTTCTGTAACTGGCCTTGCCCTCCCCTGTGGAGGGCTTTTTTTATGCGTGGAATTCAGCCAAATAATACAGATGTAAAAAAACCGGCTCGAATGAGCCGGCTATTTTTACCCGGAGATACTGATATTAGAATGAATATGCCACACCTAAACGGAACCGTGTTTGACGCTCGTCGGTGGTTTTACTGCCGTTTACATTACCCACTTCAACATACGGAGACCAGTTTTTATCAATTTTGTACGCCAGCTTCGCGTTATATTCTTCGGAGTAATCTTTGTTATTACTACGAATGGTACCTTCTGAACTTTTCGCGTAAACATAATTCAGCTCGGTACGGAAATCACCCATCACCCAACCTAACCATGCATCACCACGGTTGACTTTATCGTCATCTTTCTCAGCGCTTGACGGGTAGCGGGTATAATCATAACGATAACGCGCGGCCACATAGAAGCCATTGTCAAAGCTGTATTGCGCATGCAAGAAGGGTTTATAAATGGTGCGGCTGTCATTACTCTCAAGCGTAAAGCCCGGCGTCAGCGCAATATTATCTGTTGCTTTCCAGCGCCAGCTAATTTGATCTTCATGACCGTTGCCTACCGTGTCTGAGAATGGGCGGTCAGCTTTATCGCCGCCTGATTTCCATTTAGCTTCAACGGAAAATCCAAAACCATTCGCAAAGCGATGCGAGACAGCAACGCGATCGGCGTTTGAGCCGCTATCGATGTATTCGTGACGTAAATCAACGGTAACAGCCTGAGCTGCAAATGACGCACCAACAAGAGACGCAAGGACCAGAGATTTCTTTAACATGAAAAAACCCTCAATTAAAATATCATTTCGTTTTTATGGAACTGCATTTTATTTTTAACGTAACAATATTTTAGTGATCGAGATCGTAATTATTTGTTTCATTTTTTTTGGCAAGAATCGACGTGACAGGCATCAACAAACTCACGGAATTAAGGGTAAATTTCAGGATTGAGATCACATAAAAATTATAATGAGAGGGGATTTATTTCTGGTGCGCTAAACTTGTCGCATTAGAATTAACTGAAGTGGAAAAAAATATGATTTCGCTCACACAAAAAAAGGCTCCCCAAGGAAAGCCTTTTTTCAGAAAATAGATTGAGTGGAACTTATCTTTCGATGGCCAATGCCACGCCCTGACCGCCACCAATACACAGCGTCGCCAGGCCTTTCCGCGCATCGCGCTTGATCATTTCATGAACCAGTGAAACCAAAATACGGCAGCCGGAGGCACCAATGGGATGGCCGAGGGCAATCGCCCCGCCGTTGACATTCACACGGCGAGGATCCCACTCCAGCATTTTCCCCACGGATAGCGCCTGAGCGGCAAACGCTTCGTTGACCTCAATCAGATCAACATCGCCAAGCTGCCAGCCCGCACGTTCCAGACAACGCCGCGTGGCGTAAACCGGCGCGATGCCCATCAGAGCCGGATCGACCCCGACGCTGGCAAAGGCTTTGATACGTGCCAGCACCGGCAGATTCAGCGCTTCCGCTTTGCTTTCACTCATCATCATCACAGCGGCCGCGCCGTCGTTAATAGAAGAGGCGTTCCCCGCCGTCACCGAGCCCAGCGTCTCGAACGCAGGATCCAGTTTCGCCAGCCCTTCTGCGCTGGCATCCGTACGCGGTTGTTCGTCGGTATCTACGATCAGCGGCTCGCCATTTTGACGCACGGTTTTTACCGGGACAATTTCATCGCGGAAGCGACCGGAGTCGATTGCGGCGCGCGCTTTGCGCTGCGAATTGAGCGCGTAATCATCCTGTAATGCGCGGCTAATGCCGTATTCGCGGGCCAGGTTTTCGGCCGTCACGCCCATATGATAATCGTTGAAGGCGTCCCATAATCCATCGTGTACCAGGCTGTCCAGCAACTGGCTGTTGCCGAGCTGCGCACCGGTACGGCTGTCGGTAAGGACGTGCGGGGCACGGCTCATATTCTCCTGGCCGCCCGCGATGATAACGTCCGCCTCACCGCACTGGATCGCCTGCGTCGCCAGATGCAGTGCTTTTAATCCCGATCCACAGACATCGTTAATCGTAATGGCCGACACCGTATTGGGTAACCCGCCTTTGAGCGCTGCCTGACGCGCAGGGTTTTGCCCGGCGCCTGCCGTCAGCACCTGGCCCAAAATCACTTCGTCGATTTCTTGTGCGGCAATTCCACTGCGCTCAACCAGGGCTTTAAGCACCACGCTTCCCAGATCCACCGCAGAATGCCGTGCCAGCGCCCCCTGAAAACAGCCGATAGCCGTACGTAACGCACCCACTATCACGACATCTTTCATCACTACCTCAGCGCAAATTAACAGCGCTGATAGTAGAGGCATTGTTATCGACTATTAACGTAATTGTTTAAAATAAGTGAGTTTAATCACAAAGGATCACTGTTTCTCCTGCAAAAACTCACGCAGCCAACTTCCGGCCACCCCCGGCGGTGTCCGTTTGTTCCATAACAGGTCAATAGCAATCGAGCGTGGCCAGCCGGGAACATTCAGTTGGGTGAGCGTTTTCGCTGCAGAAAACTCCTCCACCAGCGCGACGGGCAGCTCGCACCAGCCGAAACCTTGCACCGCCATACTCAGCAACAACAAATAGTTTGGCGCAGACCACACGGGGCCCGCCGTCAGCGTCGGTTCGCGCTCAAGATAGGTATTGAGCCGTAATTCGCGCCAGCCCTGCAGCTCGTCCCGTTCAACCACGTTTTGTGAGGCAAGCGGATGCGCTTGCGCGACATAGATCGCCATGTGCGTTTGCAGCGGCAGGCGGACCACGCCGATATCCGTGGGATAGCTTTCGCGGGCTTCAATCAGCCCGATTTGCGCCCGCTCTTTTTGCACCAGATCGACGACATCCTCGTCTTCACCAATCAGACATTCAAACTCGGTATGGGGAAAACGTTTGTCGAACTGGATCATCAGGTCTTCCAGTACATCCGGATGCAGCGTATCCGACAGCACAAACGCCAGCCGTGCTTCGGTCTGCGCGGTCAGCGACACGGCAAGTTCATCCAGACGCGCACTGGCGGCCAGAATCGACTGCACATAGCCCAGAACCTGTTTTCCTTGTGAGGTCAACACGGGCTGACGCGCTGATCGATCGAAAAGTGCAAAACCTAAATCCGCCTCAAAATGGGCAATCGCAGTGCTGACGGTGGACTGGCTTTTACGCAGACGGCGCGCCGCCGCGGAAAACGATCCGGTGGCCACGGTTTCGACAAACGCAGTAAGTGCTTCAGGGGAATAACGCATAATCTATCTACTTTATCGATGGTTACTATCTTTTATATATCATTTTTTGCGATGAAAATAGCGCACATCAACGCCCATAACGGCGAATTAATGAGGTTCAGGTTATGCAACATGATGTACATCACCGCAAATTGCCGGAGCGGATCTTTCACGCGGTTTGCTTCGAAGGGATTGCCACCGCCATTCTGGCCCCAACGGCCGCCTGGCTGATGCAGCGCTCGGTCGTAGAAATGGGCGGATTAACCATTATCCTGGCGACCACGGCGATGCTCTGGAATATTATCTATAACTTTGGATTTGACCGTTTTTGGCCCGTTCAGCGCGTCACCCGTACCGCAAAAGTCCGCGCGCTGCATGCGCTGGGCTTTGAGTGCGGCTTTATCGTGATCGGGGTGTCCATTGTCGCAGCGGTGCTCGGCGTGACGCTGCTTCAGGCATTCACGTTAGAAATAGGTTTCTTCCTGTTCTTCCTGCCGTACACCATGTTTTACAACTGGGCGTACGATAAACTGCGCGAGAAAAATATCAAACGCCGCCAGCAACGACGCGCTCTGGCAAACTAATTTCTGCACGGGCCGGAAGCCTTTCCGGCCCTTAACGATCACGTCAACTGCGCCCTTAAACCATAACTATGGTAAATTGCACTCCTTTTTGTTGGTTTTACAGTTGATACGTTGCTCTAATGTCGAAAATTTGGTCAAAAGAAGAGACTCTCTGGAGTTTCGCCCTCTACGGCACTGCCGTGGGCGCAGGAACGCTGTTCTTGCCTATTCAGCTCGGTTCCGCAGGCGCTATCGTCCTGCTCGTTACTGCCCTTGTGGCGT
Coding sequences within it:
- a CDS encoding oligogalacturonide lyase — protein: MAKGMRVKLNYEVSRDPDTGVEITRLTPPEVTCHRNYFYQKCFFNDGSHLLFAGEFDGHWNYYLLDLNKAEAVQLTEGAGDNTFGGFLSPDDKSLYYVKNDRTLLEVNLETLAEREVYRVADDWVGYGTWVANSDCTKLVGIEIAKSDWTPLNDWKIFHDFFHKGPHCRLLRVDLKTGESATIHEEKNWLGHPIYRPFDDNTVAFCHEGPHDLVDARMWMVNEDGSNVRKVKEHAEGESCTHEFWVPNGSALVYVSYLKGQQGRTIYSFNPDTGVNEAVMQMPACSHLMSNFDGSLFVGDGSGTPVDVKDTSGYTIDNDPYLYAFDVAKKAHFRIARHDTSWATVANSRQVTHPHPSFTPDDKAVLFSSDKDGKPALYIAKLPEQPEMLQA
- the kdgM_2 gene encoding oligogalacturonate-specific porin produces the protein MLKKSLVLASLVGASFAAQAVTVDLRHEYIDSGSNADRVAVSHRFANGFGFSVEAKWKSGGDKADRPFSDTVGNGHEDQISWRWKATDNIALTPGFTLESNDSRTIYKPFLHAQYSFDNGFYVAARYRYDYTRYPSSAEKDDDKVNRGDAWLGWVMGDFRTELNYVYAKSSEGTIRSNNKDYSEEYNAKLAYKIDKNWSPYVEVGNVNGSKTTDERQTRFRLGVAYSF
- the thlA gene encoding acetyl-CoA acetyltransferase, which produces MKDVVIVGALRTAIGCFQGALARHSAVDLGSVVLKALVERSGIAAQEIDEVILGQVLTAGAGQNPARQAALKGGLPNTVSAITINDVCGSGLKALHLATQAIQCGEADVIIAGGQENMSRAPHVLTDSRTGAQLGNSQLLDSLVHDGLWDAFNDYHMGVTAENLAREYGISRALQDDYALNSQRKARAAIDSGRFRDEIVPVKTVRQNGEPLIVDTDEQPRTDASAEGLAKLDPAFETLGSVTAGNASSINDGAAAVMMMSESKAEALNLPVLARIKAFASVGVDPALMGIAPVYATRRCLERAGWQLGDVDLIEVNEAFAAQALSVGKMLEWDPRRVNVNGGAIALGHPIGASGCRILVSLVHEMIKRDARKGLATLCIGGGQGVALAIER
- the allS_4 gene encoding LysR family transcriptional regulator gives rise to the protein MRYSPEALTAFVETVATGSFSAAARRLRKSQSTVSTAIAHFEADLGFALFDRSARQPVLTSQGKQVLGYVQSILAASARLDELAVSLTAQTEARLAFVLSDTLHPDVLEDLMIQFDKRFPHTEFECLIGEDEDVVDLVQKERAQIGLIEARESYPTDIGVVRLPLQTHMAIYVAQAHPLASQNVVERDELQGWRELRLNTYLEREPTLTAGPVWSAPNYLLLLSMAVQGFGWCELPVALVEEFSAAKTLTQLNVPGWPRSIAIDLLWNKRTPPGVAGSWLREFLQEKQ
- a CDS encoding transmembrane pair domain-containing protein, producing the protein MQHDVHHRKLPERIFHAVCFEGIATAILAPTAAWLMQRSVVEMGGLTIILATTAMLWNIIYNFGFDRFWPVQRVTRTAKVRALHALGFECGFIVIGVSIVAAVLGVTLLQAFTLEIGFFLFFLPYTMFYNWAYDKLREKNIKRRQQRRALAN